The Pedosphaera parvula Ellin514 genome segment GTCCTCGAACAATTAATGGACAATCGCCTCATCCGCCCTCAAAGTCTCTATACGGGTCCAGTTGGATTGAAAGTCGTGCCAGTCGATCAAAGGTAAGGGCATCCACGGCAAAATTTCCTCCGAAGGCAGGTTTAGCCCAGCAATTGCTGCGTCAACTGCCAAGAGAATCACTGACGAAGAAGAAAAATACAAAAGACAAATCTCTGAAATGAATATACACGAATATCAGGCCAAGCAGCTCCTCTCGCAGTATGGAGTGGCTGTTCCCCCCGGTGACGTTTGCTCGACGGCTGATGAAGCAAAGGCCATTGCCGAGAAGCTATTTGCCAAGGGCGAAAAGCTGGTTGTGGTCAAATCCCAGATTCACGCCGGTGGCCGCGGAAAAGGAACATTCAAGAGTGGCTTTCAAGGCGGTGTTAAACTTTGCAAGACTGCCGACGATGTTTTCGAAAAGGCCAAGGCGATGCTCGGACAGGTCCTGGTTACCAAGCAGACAGGCCCGGAAGGCCGTCTGGTAAGCAAATTATTGGTTGCTGCCGCGCCAGCGATTAAAAAAGAGCTCTATCTCGCCGTGCTGCTGGATCGTGCCTCTTCCCGTCCTCTCGTTATGGTCAGCACCGAGGGCGGAGTGGACATCGAAGAAGTTGCTGAAAAAACACCCGAAAAGATTGTCAAAGAAACCATCGATCCCGCCGTGGGCATGATGCCTTATCAAGCACGTAAGCTGGCGGCAGCGCTTGGCATCAAGGGCGATCTGATCAATCCTGCGGCAAAGCTCCTCATGGGAGTTTATAGGACGTGGTGGGAATGCGATGCCGCAATGGTGGAAATCAACCCTCTCTGCATCATTGAAGGACCGGATGGGAAAGACACCATCGTCGCTGTCGATGCGAAGGTCGGCATGGACGACAACGCGCTTTACCGTCACAAGAATGTCCAGGAGATGCGCGACCTCGCCGAGGAAGCACCGCTGGAAATTGAAGCCAGCAAATTCAACCTCAATTATATCAAGCTGGACGGAAGCATTGCCTGTTTGGTCAATGGCGCCGGTTTGGCGATGGCCACCATGGACATCATTCAGCATTTCGGTGGCAACCCGGCCAACTTCCTCGATGTAGGCGGTGGCGCCAGCAAGGAGCAGGTTACGGCCGCTTTCAAAATTATTCTGAGTGATCCCCACGTAAAGGGGATCCTCGTAAACATTTTCGGTGGCATCATGGACTGCAATGTCATTGCCACAGGAATTGTGGCGGCGGTTCGTGAAACCGGGCTTAAGCTTCCTTTGGTTGTGCGCTTGGAGGGCAACAATGTCGAAGCCGGCAAGAAAACCTTGAAAGAATCGGGGCTGACCATCATCAGCGGCGATTCCATGTCCGATGCGGCACAAAAAGTCGTTAAGGCCGTTGGCAAATAAGAAGCTCCAAATTTTCATTCTATGTCGATTCTTGTAACTCCTACTACGAAGATCTTGGTCCAAGGCATCACGGGAAGCTTTGGCGCAAAACACACTCAACTCAGTCTCGCCTATGGCAGTCAGGTTGTCGCCGGGGTCACGCCTGGCAAAGGTGGCCAGCTCTTTGAGAATAAAGTTCCTATTTTTGATACCGTCGCTGAAGCCGCAAAACTGACCGGCGCGACCGTTTCCGCCATCTTTGTCCCACCACCATTCGCAGCAGATGCGATTCTGGAAGCGGTAGATGCCGGACTCGATCTGGCTGTTTGCATTACCGAAGGCATCCCGGTGAACGACATGGTAAAAGTTAAACGCGCCATGCAAGGCAGTAAAACCCGTCTCATTGGACCAAATTGCCCGGGATTGGTAACACCCGGTGAAGGTAAGGATTCCCATGGTGGTTGCCGCATCGGCATCGCTCCAGGCTACATCCATAAAAAGGGCAATATTGGGGTTGTTTCCCGCAGCGGAACCTTGACCTATGAAGCCGTCTGGCAACTTACCTGTCGCGGGGTTGGCCAATCAACCTGCGTAGGTATCGGCGGTGATCCCGTAAACGGCACCTCCCATTTGGATATCGTTAAAATGTTTAATGACGATCCAGAGACACATGGAATCATTATGATAGGTGAAATCGGCGGTTCGGCCGAGGAAGAAGCAGCCGAATGGATTAAAAAGAATTGCAAAAAGCCAGTGGCTGGTTTCATCGCTGGCGCAACTGCACCTCCCGGACGTCGCATGGGACACGCAGGGGCCATCGTTAGCGGTGGAAAAGGCACGGCTGCCGCAAAAATAGCCGCTTTTAAGGAGGCTGGCATCGGCATTGCTGCTACACCTTCCGAAATGGCCGATACCTTGCTGAAAATGATGTAACCGCAGTGTCCGATCAGGATACTGCCAAGGATGTCTGGCTGGAACGTGCTGGCTTGACACCGGTCTCATTTTCTTGCTTTTTGTGCGGCAGCTTGTTGCCAATCAGGAAGAAAAAGATACCGAACAATCGGTACGTTCCAGCAACCATGCCGATAATTGATTTTATTCTGAACCTCGCTGGCCTGTTGCTCTGGCTCAACTGGCTGGCGATCAACTTTGATCCCCTGGCCCGCGCCACCGCCGCCACCCTCGCTGGCACTCTTAGAAAAGCTGATACTTCCGCCCCTCTACGTTCAAAGTTTCTGGCTGCGCTGCTCGGGTTGCTGTTTTTGCGTGCCGTAATTTATTGGTTCATCTGTCCAGCCATGAGCTTAAGCCCGAGTTTGGGGCTGGGTGTAATCGACGTTACTTTTCGCAGCGATTACTTGTACCAAAAGTTCCTCCTTTCATCGATGCTCATTTTTTCAATCCTGAGT includes the following:
- the sucC gene encoding ADP-forming succinate--CoA ligase subunit beta, whose product is MNIHEYQAKQLLSQYGVAVPPGDVCSTADEAKAIAEKLFAKGEKLVVVKSQIHAGGRGKGTFKSGFQGGVKLCKTADDVFEKAKAMLGQVLVTKQTGPEGRLVSKLLVAAAPAIKKELYLAVLLDRASSRPLVMVSTEGGVDIEEVAEKTPEKIVKETIDPAVGMMPYQARKLAAALGIKGDLINPAAKLLMGVYRTWWECDAAMVEINPLCIIEGPDGKDTIVAVDAKVGMDDNALYRHKNVQEMRDLAEEAPLEIEASKFNLNYIKLDGSIACLVNGAGLAMATMDIIQHFGGNPANFLDVGGGASKEQVTAAFKIILSDPHVKGILVNIFGGIMDCNVIATGIVAAVRETGLKLPLVVRLEGNNVEAGKKTLKESGLTIISGDSMSDAAQKVVKAVGK
- the sucD gene encoding succinate--CoA ligase subunit alpha, producing MSILVTPTTKILVQGITGSFGAKHTQLSLAYGSQVVAGVTPGKGGQLFENKVPIFDTVAEAAKLTGATVSAIFVPPPFAADAILEAVDAGLDLAVCITEGIPVNDMVKVKRAMQGSKTRLIGPNCPGLVTPGEGKDSHGGCRIGIAPGYIHKKGNIGVVSRSGTLTYEAVWQLTCRGVGQSTCVGIGGDPVNGTSHLDIVKMFNDDPETHGIIMIGEIGGSAEEEAAEWIKKNCKKPVAGFIAGATAPPGRRMGHAGAIVSGGKGTAAAKIAAFKEAGIGIAATPSEMADTLLKMM